One Qipengyuania sp. HL-TH1 DNA window includes the following coding sequences:
- a CDS encoding Swt1 family HEPN domain-containing protein has protein sequence MRQDDPISKVMRDLQGGTLASLAAGKDSSSQLIERAMRGHSQYEKLIARQPDFVEQALAHQKTYQDLIDRHPAFFDTARQRAEELSLMASNGTFDLVSDRLGAIAHSASLAERMASGSVAGDTFASLVAGRGLLDDTVADILAKRDALAPVMERLQGVSTTTEAFARQLAGLSQAADALAGIVPSRARLATDHPDLFPELRVPTMAEVAQIDFAAIAGVRHAQVDFAERLRTEVLAIETPWVRADRPELALEGYAAFRGLTDLVARAAPGTPRVAERVREEFGDYRKSKPEEDVAEDAMLARGLRLARGFDRRLSSLPMALVGSIFMPFGMTVEAPPDADEDELDLVVATMARQLERKLRAFIAAAMVRSVGPKWIRQRVHSNVREEWERRRQVDVDMGRAPGELFDYADFGDYRAIIERNDNWQEIFKPIFKNKVSIGETLSRLATIRNPVAHVRPLTVEDLLILRVEGRRIYVWIGEMVP, from the coding sequence ATGCGACAAGACGATCCAATTTCTAAGGTCATGCGAGATTTGCAGGGCGGCACGCTTGCATCGCTCGCCGCAGGCAAAGACAGCTCTTCGCAACTGATCGAGCGAGCAATGCGCGGCCACAGCCAGTATGAGAAATTGATCGCGCGGCAGCCCGATTTTGTCGAACAGGCGCTCGCCCACCAGAAAACCTATCAGGATCTGATCGACCGGCACCCGGCTTTTTTTGACACCGCGCGTCAGCGTGCTGAAGAACTGAGCCTCATGGCCTCGAACGGCACGTTCGATCTTGTCTCTGATCGCCTTGGCGCGATCGCGCACTCCGCCTCGCTTGCCGAGCGGATGGCGAGCGGGTCGGTCGCGGGGGATACCTTCGCTTCCCTCGTGGCGGGGCGCGGGTTGCTCGACGACACCGTGGCCGACATTCTCGCCAAGCGCGATGCACTGGCTCCGGTCATGGAAAGGCTGCAAGGGGTGTCGACGACGACAGAGGCCTTCGCACGCCAGCTTGCCGGGCTCTCGCAAGCAGCTGATGCATTGGCCGGGATCGTGCCGTCTCGTGCTCGTCTGGCAACCGATCACCCTGATTTGTTTCCTGAACTGCGTGTACCGACCATGGCCGAGGTTGCGCAGATCGACTTCGCGGCGATCGCAGGTGTCCGACATGCCCAAGTGGACTTTGCGGAACGGTTACGAACCGAGGTGCTCGCGATTGAGACGCCCTGGGTGCGGGCTGACCGGCCGGAACTCGCGCTGGAAGGCTATGCGGCCTTTCGCGGCCTAACCGATCTTGTGGCGCGCGCGGCTCCGGGGACTCCACGGGTGGCCGAAAGGGTGCGCGAGGAGTTCGGTGACTACCGCAAGTCCAAGCCGGAGGAGGACGTCGCCGAAGACGCGATGCTCGCGCGCGGGCTCCGCCTGGCACGCGGGTTCGACAGGCGTCTCTCCAGTTTGCCGATGGCTCTGGTGGGCTCGATTTTTATGCCTTTCGGAATGACTGTGGAAGCACCGCCTGATGCAGATGAAGACGAACTCGATCTGGTTGTCGCCACTATGGCGCGCCAGCTTGAACGCAAGCTTCGCGCCTTCATCGCTGCGGCAATGGTGCGTTCTGTCGGCCCGAAATGGATCCGTCAGCGTGTTCATTCGAATGTGCGCGAGGAATGGGAGCGCCGGCGCCAAGTCGATGTCGATATGGGACGGGCACCCGGCGAGTTGTTCGACTACGCCGATTTCGGCGACTATCGTGCAATCATCGAACGCAATGATAACTGGCAGGAGATCTTCAAGCCGATTTTCAAAAACAAGGTGTCGATCGGCGAGACGCTTTCGCGGCTCGCGACGATACGAAATCCGGTCGCGCATGTTCGACCGCTTACAGTGGAGGACCTCCTCATCCTGCGCGTAGAGGGCCGACGGATTTATGTCTGGATTGGCGAAATGGTACCTTGA
- a CDS encoding ParB/RepB/Spo0J family partition protein yields MAKGNKGFSSLLTDSLDEEIEEGGAAPARSIMASRSEALNRLASGKVVTDRTEFVDPGRCRPWRLHNRDLDHLTEESCRDLIGAFLSAKKQRIPAIVRRLRDDPDHDYEIIAGVRRWWTVQWLREHNHPEFDYLVTVQQLTDEEAFRVSDVENRSRKDITDWERAHEYEAALEEFYEGSLTQMAEHLNISKSWLSRMLNVARLPSEIVSAFSDRHDITVRIARDLKPLANDQRARKAMEAEAVAIVADREGGAEPLSGPETAKRLLKATVAPAKPARKEKAETIKSKEGRPMLTVNRPAKGEGVTIKVLPGSGAGKDELILAIGKVL; encoded by the coding sequence ATGGCAAAGGGCAACAAAGGGTTCAGCTCATTGCTAACCGACTCGCTCGACGAAGAGATCGAAGAGGGGGGGGCGGCCCCTGCGCGGAGCATCATGGCGAGCCGGAGTGAGGCGCTCAACCGACTGGCATCGGGCAAGGTTGTGACCGATCGAACGGAATTCGTCGATCCCGGCCGCTGCAGGCCCTGGCGGCTGCACAACCGTGATCTCGATCATCTTACCGAAGAAAGCTGCCGTGACCTCATCGGCGCCTTTCTTTCTGCCAAGAAGCAGCGCATCCCAGCTATTGTGCGCCGGTTGCGTGATGATCCGGACCACGACTACGAGATCATCGCCGGGGTGCGCCGCTGGTGGACCGTGCAATGGTTGCGCGAGCACAACCACCCTGAGTTTGACTATTTGGTCACGGTCCAGCAGCTCACTGACGAAGAGGCTTTCCGGGTCTCCGATGTCGAGAACCGCTCGCGCAAGGACATCACCGATTGGGAGCGGGCGCACGAATATGAAGCTGCGCTGGAGGAGTTCTACGAGGGCTCGCTCACCCAGATGGCCGAGCACCTCAATATCTCAAAATCTTGGCTAAGCCGGATGCTCAATGTCGCGCGTCTCCCCAGCGAAATCGTTTCGGCCTTCTCCGACCGGCACGACATCACTGTCCGGATAGCGCGCGATCTCAAGCCACTGGCAAATGATCAGCGCGCGCGAAAAGCAATGGAGGCCGAGGCGGTCGCCATAGTCGCGGATAGGGAAGGGGGGGCGGAACCACTGAGCGGCCCCGAAACCGCCAAGCGCCTCCTCAAGGCCACGGTGGCTCCCGCCAAACCTGCGAGGAAAGAGAAGGCGGAGACGATCAAATCCAAAGAAGGTCGGCCAATGCTAACGGTGAACCGGCCTGCAAAGGGGGAGGGTGTGACGATAAAAGTGCTCCCAGGTTCCGGAGCAGGCAAGGACGAGTTGATCTTGGCGATCGGGAAGGTTCTTTAG
- a CDS encoding AAA family ATPase, whose product MATQISDTASSENTATDDLRSLHRKSLAILKRLQTHAMDPETGEKAGPTYSISKAAELVDRTASAIREAERDGRLPERERTPSGHRLPYNLAELDHMREVFDTRPWREPEDMPAIISVSNFKGGVGKSTIAVHLAQHFSIKGYRTLLVDCDSQASSTMMFGYRPDIDLGENDTLYGHFHDPELLGVRSIIRKTHFHGLDLLPSNLKLYNLEYEIAAHLAQTRSFDVIDLISQAIGEVVHDYDVVIMDPPPALGMVSMAVLQAANAMVIPMPPSVIDFSSTVSFVDMARTTMEQLEQLGGRARPAYNFIRVVASRVDENKSMHRELLAMMRDVFGGSMLTSIMPTSAEIDNASSRLKTVFELDRPVTSRDVHMRCLKYLTAVCDDIEHDVVASWASRSGEGAI is encoded by the coding sequence ATGGCGACCCAAATTTCTGACACAGCGAGCTCGGAGAACACGGCGACCGATGATCTCCGTTCCCTTCACCGTAAGTCGTTGGCGATCCTTAAACGGCTGCAGACGCACGCTATGGATCCCGAGACCGGTGAAAAAGCTGGCCCCACCTATTCCATCTCTAAGGCTGCCGAACTGGTCGATCGGACCGCCTCGGCGATACGCGAGGCCGAACGCGATGGCCGGCTGCCTGAACGCGAGCGAACACCTTCGGGTCATCGCCTGCCCTATAATCTTGCCGAGCTCGATCACATGCGGGAGGTCTTCGACACCCGGCCTTGGCGAGAGCCTGAGGATATGCCGGCCATCATTTCGGTATCGAACTTCAAGGGCGGTGTCGGCAAATCCACGATTGCCGTGCATCTGGCCCAGCATTTTTCAATAAAGGGTTATCGAACGCTGCTGGTGGATTGTGACAGCCAGGCAAGTTCGACCATGATGTTCGGTTACCGGCCCGATATTGATCTCGGCGAGAATGATACTCTTTACGGACACTTCCATGACCCGGAATTGCTCGGTGTGCGTTCGATCATCCGCAAGACGCATTTTCATGGCCTCGATCTGCTTCCGTCAAACCTGAAGCTGTACAATCTGGAATATGAAATCGCGGCGCATCTCGCGCAGACCCGAAGCTTCGACGTAATCGATCTTATCTCGCAAGCTATCGGTGAAGTGGTGCACGACTATGACGTTGTGATCATGGACCCACCGCCAGCCTTGGGCATGGTTTCCATGGCAGTCTTGCAGGCCGCAAACGCGATGGTGATTCCAATGCCGCCGAGCGTGATCGACTTCTCGTCGACGGTCTCCTTCGTCGACATGGCCCGAACCACGATGGAGCAACTTGAGCAGCTTGGGGGTAGGGCGCGCCCCGCCTATAATTTTATCCGCGTCGTTGCGAGCCGCGTCGACGAGAACAAGTCGATGCATCGCGAATTGCTGGCTATGATGCGTGATGTTTTTGGCGGCTCGATGCTCACATCGATCATGCCGACCAGCGCGGAAATCGACAATGCGAGCTCTCGTCTGAAAACAGTTTTCGAGCTCGATCGACCGGTGACTTCGCGTGACGTGCACATGCGCTGCCTCAAATATCTCACCGCGGTTTGCGACGACATTGAGCATGATGTTGTCGCGTCTTGGGCGAGTCGGTCCGGGGAGGGCGCGATCTGA
- a CDS encoding replication protein RepA: MTQDDRTPLGHQYALAMLSGGADEVRELAEYAGTQLTLDAFLRVQDEEPVPAFLHSALCAMSLPTKRPKNEFEPIIREDGRYALAINPRPVLQDVDGKRVMKSLGVPFGSYPRVALIYILSQAVQQRSRDVFLGRNFTDWMRRLGYQTISYGPRGTANLMKQQVDRLLACEWQIRWDGGETDQNAFAVRDVKISNEYAGSLDKDGAFAREIRMSEVFYQHLVEHAVPLNEVAIRELKGTPTALDLYTYLAYRLPRVTAGRGQAISWDQLAKHLGNAADSKRFRQTVRETMQLVSSVYPNANIDVSGRKVVLHPSPAPLEKKLVGTHLRLVGVEPRKKRGGEGAKTKGANTAKQTVEDLLAFPSGSLQYGKREEAFLRIGRDKGAPWDVDLMAGEFRRGFPDVSRKRTEKEWLRVWESFVTSYAKRRKPC; the protein is encoded by the coding sequence ATGACGCAGGATGACAGGACACCGCTCGGGCACCAATACGCACTCGCCATGCTTTCCGGCGGGGCCGACGAGGTGCGTGAGCTCGCAGAGTATGCCGGTACGCAGCTGACGCTTGACGCATTTCTGCGAGTACAGGACGAGGAACCGGTTCCCGCGTTCTTGCATTCCGCGCTGTGCGCGATGTCTCTTCCGACCAAGCGCCCGAAAAACGAATTCGAGCCGATCATTCGTGAAGACGGACGCTATGCATTGGCGATCAATCCCCGGCCGGTTCTCCAGGACGTCGATGGCAAGCGTGTGATGAAGAGCCTTGGCGTACCCTTTGGCTCTTACCCGCGCGTCGCACTTATCTATATTCTTTCTCAGGCAGTGCAGCAGCGTTCGCGCGACGTGTTCCTTGGTCGAAATTTCACCGACTGGATGCGGCGGCTCGGCTATCAGACAATTTCGTATGGTCCCCGCGGTACGGCCAATCTCATGAAACAACAGGTCGATCGCCTACTCGCCTGCGAATGGCAAATTCGCTGGGACGGAGGAGAAACTGACCAGAACGCCTTCGCTGTGCGTGACGTAAAGATCTCCAACGAATATGCGGGCTCGCTCGACAAAGACGGTGCCTTCGCGCGCGAAATTCGTATGTCCGAAGTCTTCTACCAACATCTGGTAGAGCACGCGGTCCCGCTTAATGAGGTCGCAATCCGCGAGTTGAAGGGCACGCCTACGGCGCTCGACCTCTACACTTATCTTGCCTACCGCTTGCCGCGGGTTACCGCCGGTCGCGGACAGGCGATATCCTGGGATCAACTTGCGAAGCATCTGGGCAACGCAGCGGACAGCAAGCGATTCAGGCAGACCGTCCGCGAGACGATGCAACTGGTCTCTTCGGTCTACCCCAATGCCAACATCGATGTGTCTGGTCGCAAGGTTGTGCTTCATCCATCACCCGCCCCGCTCGAGAAAAAACTTGTCGGCACGCACTTGCGCCTTGTTGGCGTGGAGCCTCGCAAGAAGCGGGGAGGGGAGGGGGCCAAGACCAAAGGCGCGAATACGGCAAAGCAGACGGTCGAAGACTTGCTAGCTTTTCCGAGCGGCTCACTTCAGTATGGCAAACGCGAAGAGGCGTTCCTGAGAATCGGCCGGGACAAAGGGGCGCCTTGGGATGTCGACTTGATGGCCGGGGAGTTTCGACGCGGCTTCCCCGACGTCTCGCGCAAGCGCACAGAAAAGGAATGGTTGAGAGTTTGGGAAAGCTTCGTGACCTCCTACGCCAAGCGCCGAAAGCCCTGCTGA